A window of Saccharomyces paradoxus chromosome XIII, complete sequence contains these coding sequences:
- the GSF2 gene encoding Gsf2p (Endoplasmic reticulum (ER) localized integral membrane protein~similar to YML048W): MEIYIRLNSDVEHDYAFQVSNEDTINNKIKKIFPSKTGLADLMVLRPSIFHEKEPVKFYKSIHPGYLSEGGCLMFHYEADNEENLEELNDSKPLIDQLWPGQLVVPEWKLSKKNIWIYAIIMLAWLYTDLPDAISPTPGICLTNQLSRLLIPVAKHMDLREIAAKLEQEVQANYSSLVAQWLFFLMHIFKVGVITLFLKLGIANPISFNPYKLWTLRDLTSPSAKGNNAKKSAGSNNATDLKTRLRSLGWIGAKRATYDDYQTNYYNYVIDKMGGAVAAYRAGAIRKAAAPGIQLVAGEGFQSPLEDRFTASTFTAIKSERKFILSEEYFIELENNLKKILEEYDGDIGKMNAEIRRFRRFGIYEPDEKLATLVKLRREIADEKEKASNNDAISGIKKNDLKKSN, encoded by the coding sequence ATGGAGATTTACATTAGACTTAACTCAGACGTCGAGCACGACTATGCGTTTCAGGTGTCAAATGAAGACACCAttaataacaaaattaagaagatttttcctTCCAAGACGGGTTTGGCGGACTTAATGGTGCTGAGACCATCGATTTTTCATGAGAAGGAGCCAGTAAAGTTCTACAAGTCTATTCACCCGGGGTACCTGTCTGAAGGTGGTTGTTTGATGTTCCATTATGAAGCTGATAACGAAGAAAATCTCGAGGAGCTGAATGACTCCAAGCCACTTATTGACCAGTTGTGGCCTGGCCAGCTGGTTGTTCCGGAGTGGAAGCTGTCCAAGAAAAACATATGGATATATGCCATTATCATGTTGGCCTGGTTGTACACTGATTTGCCCGACGCTATTTCCCCAACGCCGGGTATTTGTTTGACTAATCAATTATCTAGATTATTGATTCCTGTAGCCAAGCACATGGATTTACGTGAAATTGCCGCTAAGCTGGAACAAGAAGTTCAGGCAAACTATTCTAGCCTTGTGGCTCAATGGCTCTTCTTTCTCATGCACATTTTCAAAGTGGGCGTAATCACCTTATTCCTCAAATTAGGAATTGCCAACCCTATCAGCTTTAACCCTTACAAGTTATGGACTTTGAGAGATTTAACTTCTCCCTCCGCTAAGGGTAACAACGCTAAAAAATCTGCCGGCAGCAATAATGCTACCGATTTGAAGACACGTTTGCGTTCTCTCGGCTGGATTGGTGCCAAGAGGGCTACCTATGACGATTACCAAACTAACTATTATAACTATGTCATCGATAAGATGGGTGGTGCTGTCGCTGCCTACAGAGCTGGTGCGATTAGGAAAGCCGCAGCTCCAGGTATCCAACTTGTGGCTGGTGAGGGTTTCCAAAGTCCTCTAGAAGATAGGTTTACTGCTTCCACTTTTACGGCCATTAAATCCGAACGCAAATTCATTTTAAGCGAGGAATATTTCATTGAGCTGGAAAACAACTTAAAGAAGATCTTAGAAGAGTATGACGGCGATATTGGTAAGATGAATGCTGAAATTAGGAGGTTTAGAAGGTTCGGTATTTATGAAccagatgaaaaattggccACCCTAGTTAAGCTTAGAAGAGAAATTGctgatgaaaaagagaaagcgTCAAACAATGATGCTATTTCCGgtataaaaaagaatgatttgaaaaaatctaaCTAA